In one Lolium rigidum isolate FL_2022 chromosome 3, APGP_CSIRO_Lrig_0.1, whole genome shotgun sequence genomic region, the following are encoded:
- the LOC124703925 gene encoding translation initiation factor IF-2 → MAASPTASASGSVAAAAAAAASEANDGPVLSVVSKRLRALRKKQNRIAQMEESAAAGKALNHEQKEVLRSKPIVAALIDELDRLRSPLSAALTEELSTVPAPAAPAPAPADSSVQDLLALVYFGSLFDVKPQSEFLATMVAREHERSSCISYDYVGDDTVDLLVENDLNTVSALAALAAARPASAVGVSHRDALQACANHARLWLARAEEPIGPDTPATYAAVRAKLEKIMASEYYTAAAIGGVQPQESLSASPEAPSVEENLVAAEGHKEEKEESHATEIGNEYQANAADVQDVDAEAPVIPPEEYPSAEAEQEKFDVEGHDQRDAEPEEEQFQQPRRSHHNQRGGGRGRRGYPNGSRGGRGGRGVGYHQNGRGGGGGYQGGGGYQGGGGYQGGGGGYQNGRGGGGGYYNNDDGYYQQRNYNNNRGRGGRSGGGYYNNQGGGQQGGGQQYAERVELGANA, encoded by the exons ATGGCCGCCTcccccaccgcctccgcctccggctccgtggccgcggcggcggcggctgctgcctCCGAGGCCAACGACGGGCCCGTGCTCTCCGTCGTCTCCAAGCGCCTCCGCGCGCTGCGCAAGAAGCAGAACCGCATCGCCCAGATGGAggagtccgccgccgccggcaaggcCCTCAACCACGAGCAGAAGGAGGTGCTGCGCTCCAAGCCCATCGTCGCCGCGCTCATCGACGAGCTCGACCGCCTCCGCTCCCCGCTCTCCGCCGCCCTCACCGAGGAGCTCTCCACCgtccccgcccccgccgccccggccccggcccccgCCGATTCGTCCGTCCAGGACCTCCTCGCGCTCGTCTACTTCGGCTCCCTCTTCGACGTCAAGCCGCAGAGCGAGTTCCTCGCCACCATGGTCGCCCGCGAGCACGAGCGGAGCAGCTGCATCTCCTACGACTACGTCGGGGACGACACCGTCGACCTGCTCGTCGAGAACGACCTCAACACGGTGTCCGCCCTGGCggccctcgccgccgcgcgccctgCTTCCGCCGTGGGCGTCTCCCACCGTGACGCGCTCCAGGCCTGCGCCAATCACGCCCGCCTCTGGCTCGCCCGCGCTGAGGAGCCGATCGGCCCTGACACCCCTGCTACAT ATGCTGCGGTGAGAGCTAAGCTGGAGAAGATCATGGCATCAGAGTACTACACGGCGGCTGCTATTGGAGGTGTGCAGCCACAGGAGAGCTTGTCTGCCTCACCAGAGGCGCCGTCAGTAGAAGAGAACCTAGTAGCTGCTGAAGGCCACAAG GAGGAAAAGGAAGAGTCACATGCTACAGAAATCGGCAATGAATATCAGGCTAATGCGGCTGATGTTCAAGATGTG GATGCTGAAGCCCCTGTGATCCCTCCCGAGGAGTATCCCTCAGCTGAGGCAGAGCAGGAGAAATTTGATGTGGAAGGACATGATCAAAGGGATGCTGAGCCAGAAGAGGAACAGTTCCAGCAGCCTCGGCGGTCTCACCACAACCAGCGAGGTGGTGGCCGTGGCAGGAGGGGCTATCCTAATGGTAGCCGGGGTGGGCGCGGAGGCCGCGGTGTTGGATACCACCAGAACGGCCGGGGAGGCGGCGGTGGATATCAAGGTGGTGGTGGGTACCAGGGTGGTGGTGGATAccagggtggtggtggtggttaccAGAATGgccggggtggcggcggcgggtacTACAACAACGATGATGGATACTACCAGCAGaggaactacaacaacaacagggGCAGGGGTGGCCGCTCTGGCGGCGGGTACTACAACAACCAGGGTGGAGGCCAGCAGGGAGGTGGCCAGCAGTATGCTGAGAGGGTTGAGCTAGGTGCAAATGCCTAG